The sequence GTTGGGTCAGATCTTCGGGGGATATAAATGCCTACAATCATTTTCAGTGAAGGACATCACGATGTGGACTTTCTCTCATTAGTCCATGACAGACATACTTGGACAGTTAGGGACTATGACACATTCATAGATCAACAATCAGACGACGATCAAGATCAAAGGGTTAGACAACATAAGCTCGATCCGAAGGTAGAGTATCTATACAAAGCAGAAGGTGGCCGTTCTGAAGTAATTAAGAAATTTCGATCCCACGCTACGGAATTCGGAGATGTAGATCTACTATTATTAGTTGATTTTGATAATGATGGAAGATCTGCATTCTTAACCGAGTTGAATGACAAACTTGATGAACATTATGGTGGTTTGTTAAGAGTAACGGCAAATCGAGTGCATCAAAACATCGACATGGAGTTTTTTAATTGTGACATTCTTAATAACGGAAATATAGATCATAGTTTCAAGTTAGCAGCGTTTAAGGACGATTTGGAAGCAGCCACAAATATCAAAAAGGGAGAAAAACGCAGCCAACACCGTCGGAAAATATGGATCTATTTGGAATATTGCAATAGAGTCTATAAAGATTTGAGAGATTTCATATATTATTGATGGTTTTCTATTACACTAAATAGCTCTATCGCCAGTGACTTTCGATATTCGTCCGATACCGTAGCCCAACCACGTCGGTATTACAACAATGTTTCACCGTCTGTGGCGGATACTGATCTCGAACGTCCTCTAAGTTATCGCGACTCTGCACCAGATGCGTCAGCGCCGCGTCGATCACCACCGACATCGGCGGGTCGTCACTCGGATCACTCGCCACGATCTCACTTGCTTGCTCTAACAACAGCTGGCGATCGTCAGTCAACTTCAGGCTAGTTCGTTTGGTCATATAAACGAGGATATGCACCGGGGGGTCCAGTGCGTGAATCTGCGGTCACTCAACAGCGATTCGTTATCAACCCCGACCGCTCGACCGTCGCGGTCGTCGCGATCACGCCGAACGGAGGGTCGATTTCTATGCACCTTCACTCACCGGAGACGCCGGGAGGGTGCATACATCGAGGATTGCGTATACATCTGCGCTTGACCCGGAGGGGTTAGAACTGAGCACCCGTCTCCAGACGCTTGCTCGTTTCTTGCTCCTGATGGAGTTTCATCGCGGCGAGTCCCTGCACCATCTCAGTCTCGCGGAGTGGCTTGGGGTCTTCTTGGCCATTCGGGATCGCACGCACGACGTAGACGCCTTCTCCCATTCGCTGAAGGTGCATCATCTGGCAATCTGGGATGGTTCCGTCGTCGTCCATGATCCCGTCGAGCGCGAGGTCGCCTTTGTCGAGTGAGATCGTCGGTGTACCGGCCCGGTTGCTGAGTTTACGGATTGGCATTAGTGTGTCCACCACCGCGGCCATCCCATGGTACTTAATTATGCATGGTTGCCAGGAGGTGAGGGAGTGAAACTCCGATATTTTGGTGGCTCGGTAGTTCTGTCGGGGTTTTCTGGTTTCGATCCGTTGCGTAGAGAGAAGCAGAGGGTCAGGAGGCTATCCACAGTAAGGAGTCGAATCGGGAGACTGCGGAGGGATGGATTGGTGGATATGGAAAATAACCCCTGTTTACTCTCTGGATACTCCGGCTCATGCCCATGGCGGACTTCCCTTCGGTCGTCCTTGACGCGATGGGCGCTCTGATCGGGGTCGGATCGAATATATAAGACGCGCGTGGAGGAGAACAATTAGTGCTGGACGGAGTCCACTGCCAACACAGAGTTTCGTCAGAACGACGCCCAATTTTTATCACACCAATGTAATTTCTGAGTTATGGATCAAGACGATTTCATAGCCACGTTCCGCCAATGCTTCGATTATCCGGATATCTCGCGGTTAACAACGGAACAGATCAGCCAGTTAGAAAATCGACTTACCACCATGCAATGGTCATCCAAACAAGTTCTCGATGATTTCGAAGCATTGTACAGCGACTTGAGTCAACAACAACGCAGTCATATCAAAGATGTTAGACCACCTCTCATTGAGCTACGCCAAAGAGAGCGGAACCAGCGGAAAAATATCCGCCAGGCACTCGACGCATCGTTAGACGATTCTCTGAATCCAATCTCATTTACCGTCAACGAATTTATCAACGTTTGTCTTACCCAGATCAACCACAGTACACGAGTCCAACTGAAGGATCAATTGGAATCCGCTCTGGGCGAGCTGAAACAACAAATGTATCGTGGTTCATTTGACGCAGACACCTTCCGCGATCCCTACCAAACTGGAACTAAAGACACGCTAGAGGAGGAGTTTCTACAACTATACGAATATCTAGTACAACGGGGGTGGCACCGACGTGATCTGTACAATCTCAATCACACTATCGGGTATTTCTATGAGGACTTCGATGACGTGTTCAGCTGGATCGCAGATTTTGCTAACCAAGAGCGGGCTGAGCGGACTTACGTATTCTTCGTCTCCGGTCTTCAAGTCCTTGATCCGGTCTACCGCGATGACTTTGTGTACGCGATTGTCCCACCGGGTGAGTTAGAGGTTGATGACCTCATCGACATCTACCCGTATGACGATATTGACGATCTCGATCTCTACGATCGAACCAGCCCCGGCGACGAACTCACGGTCGCCAAGATGTTGGAAGAAAAGACACTAATTGCGTTCCCCATCCATGCTTTTGGTACGTACGACGGCCGCGACCGGGCACTTGAACGGCTTTCAGAGATCCTTGACCTATTTTCATATTCCCATACACTCTCGCAAGTCGAAGAACCACATTTCAATGAAAAGGCCAAGTATCTTGTCTGGCGTGATAACGGTGAATCACACTGTGCGCCATCGTCGGTCAGCGAACACGGCTCGACTGCGACTATATTCGAGTGGGATATCGACCGAATTTTCGATATACTTGTCCCAGCCTCACAACACGAGTCACCACTCAGTATCAAGCTAAAACGTGGCCTTCATTTCTTCCGGAAGGGCAACAACAGCCGCCGCGACATCGATACTATTATTTTTTACATTGCCTGTCTGGAGACTATCGTCGGTGTCGGTCACGTCTATCGTGATGAAGCGATCGAGAAAGGGCTGTTATTAGGCAAAGTCCGCGACTCAGATCTAGAGACGTTCCGAGAGGCATTGCAGCGGATATACGAACTTAGGAATGAGGCGCTTCATGCTGGATTGCGACAGGTCGATACTCGTGGTGAAGTTGATGTGATGCGAGGAGTTCTTAAGACGGCCTTGCAGGAGATAGCTGAAGCAATCAACGAAGACGGAGTCACATCGATGTCAGCGCTTCTCACATATTTCCGAGCGAAGAAACAGGCAGCCTATGAGGGGTGGATCGACAAACTCGAATCTGATGGGTTCGAGGTGGATACGGTGTATTCGTTCACGGGAACTATGTATAATGGAGAGGGTGCCCTGAAAGGCGATGTCTCGGGAAACATTGAGTTTGCGGAAGATGGTCAGTTTATCACACCAATATTGACAGTTTCAAATTTGGATAAGGAGGAGGATTTCAAGTTCGGTGAAGGATTAGAGATTGAAGCTTTGGTTGATGACCGGAACCTACGAATTGAGCGGATCCGTGAAGATAGTTTGATTGTGATGAGTATCAACATAGGCTCCTTCCAGGAGACAGATCCGTGGGAGACTGTATTCAGAAACTATGAGATAGAATAAAAACAATTCAGACAGCTCTATTGTCCAGAATGGCGTTTCTTGAACAGGGCTTCTGCGAGTCGGAATCGGCTTCGTTTCGAGTGGGCTGGCTTACCTCCCAGCAAAAGCGGGGTATATTTTTAGCAAGTGCCCTTAGGCACACTCCCTAAGGGGATCTTCCCATTCGCTGGGAAGATTTCCGCCTCGATCGGAGCGAAGCACAGCTCGCGACGAGTCGGGGTGTCCACCCGAAATTGTGGTTAGACTGATTTAGCAGAGAAAATGAGGCTTCGATTGCCGGATAATTGACTCAGAAACAGCGTTGCCACTCACGAGGGCTGTCGTCAGCCGATCCAGCTACTCACCCTCCGCGTGAACCACTCCTCACCGTCAGCAGACGACTCGAACATCATCCGTTCGTACTGAACCGCGTCGCGGCCAGCGCGGATCCACGCTCGACGTCCTTCCTTGATCGCCTCGCTGATGTGCGGCAGTAGTGGATCTGACTTGGCGACTGAGACCAGCGTTCCAATTCTGAAGCCGTCAACAGCCCCATCGTCGCCTCGGGCGAGATCCACCGCCCATTTAGTCATCCAATTCTGCAACGCGCTGTCTGCGGCTTCTCGCGTCTCTGAATTGATGAGCTTCGCTGCACGGTCGGCTTTCGACCGGACGAACCGATCCGTCTGCTCAGCGATAGCGGCCACCTCCTGTTTGAATTTGAGTGAACGGAGGTCGAGGTCGCCGTTGTCGTTCCGCACCAGGTCACCGAGTTCCTGCAGGTAGCGGTAGATCGTGCTCACCGAGTAGCCCGTGTCGTCAGCGAGTTCCTCGTAGTGGCGGCCGCCGTCGGTCGCCAGCTCGTAGACCATCTCTCCTGCTCCCTCACTCAATTCGCGTAGTGTGGTCACTAGGAGCGCTTCCTCGTGAGCCTCGATCTCCGGCGATGGATCGTCGTAGCGAGCAATTCGAATGTCGGATTCGGCCGGCGCGAAGTGGTCGTCCTCGATGTACGTTCCTGGCGAGTGCGGGTCGGTCGGGATGCCCGCCCAAGGGAGGACGTTGATCACCGTCTCCTCAATCTCGCGGCGCAGTTCCCGAAGGTCACCCCAAGCGAACGCCCGTCCGTCGTTGAACGCCTTCTTCAACAACACACCGAATTTCGGGTGAAACAGCGCGTCATCCCCTGTCTCCTCTGATCTGACGTACTTCGGATGGTAGCACTTCAGCTGTTTTCCTCGTGAGTTCGTCGGCATAAGCTTCTGCGCGGCCTCGGGCCAGAGCTTCAGCCGATGGTTCTTCCCAACGATCTCCTCGTTGTCGCCAGCGAAGATCCATTTCGTCCCTTGCTCAGAAGAGAGCAGGAAGAAGAGTCGGTAGAACGTCCCTCCAGCACGAACAAGCTTCTGAGCCATGTCGCGCGAGAGCCGGACGTGCTGCTCGTAGGTGTAGAGGTTCGACGAGTCGTGGACCTCTGTGAAGTAGTCTCTCCGAACCATCAGCGCCGCTTCGTCAGCGAGCGCGCAGAACGCGGCGCGCAGTAGCGACGGGTACTCCTCGGGTTCGAGGTTCGACCCGTGGAAGTCTACGTCGACTCCTTCGCCTCCTGGCTGCCACGGGATCCGTAGAATCTCACCGTCGGGGTTACGCATCTCCTCGAATCGAGGTGAGACGTTGAAGTGTGCCTTCTTCTGTCCAAGCCCCTCACAGTGAATCTCGTACTCGTAGAGCGTCGAGCGCGAAATTCCGTCGGAGGGTCGAGGCGCGATATTCGAGTCAGAGTAGGCGAGTTTGACGTGCCATGGATCGCCGTCGTGCTCGAAGTTGACTTCACCGGAGTAGCCGTTGAAGCCCTGGTGCAACAGTTTGGACACAGCCCAGTAGGGACTGAGACCATGTTCGGGAAAGATAAGATGCCCCTCAGCCTCGTGCGGAGCCGTGGCGACGTGGGTCATAGCAGACCCTCCCTGCGGAGGGCGCATCCACCGCACAACGGCACACCACTCGCGATAAGCGGGCGTTCGCGAACTGTCGGCGTTCGTCGCTCACAATCGGAGCAAAAATCGTACTCGATATGCTCCGGCTCGGAATTCCTGACATGGCTTTCGGCGTGATCGTCGCCCCCGCGACGGTCACACACTACTTCCTCAACGTCAACTCCCCAGCTGGAGAGATCGTGCTGAGTCACGTCGCCACCTCCGCAACTTCACACGCCTGGCGAAGCGGACTCATTGGAACTGCTCCGTCTTCGGCGTGTTGCCGTGGCGACCTTCGGCAGTCTCAGGATCGGGAATCCGAACCTCACGTCCGGCTGCGCTCCCGCGCGAGAGACGCGCGTAGCTATCGCAGCTATTGCAGCGGTGGACTCGATGGTTCCGGTCACCGAACACACGGCGGAATCCGTCAGTAACGTGGGCTCCGCAGTGAATACAGCTGTTCTCGTCCTCCGGCAGTCCAAGACGAACTGCCATCTAACGGACACCTCCGGCTCGTAAAACCGCAAGACTGCGGCGACCCCCAACCAGTAACTGGTTGGTATCCGGATTTTTGGCGGTCGCTCTGGATTGGTAATTCGTCCCGTGAAGGCCCAGTTCGTCCGAATCCAGCCGAATCGCATTCGGCTCAGAAACGGGCAGTAACTGAATGGGCCCTGCCGGATTTGAACCAGCGATCACCCGGTATCCCACAGCCACTGTCTCAGACAGTGGCTGATATGAGCCGGGGGCTTTGAACCAGACTAAGCTAAGGGCCCTTCATCGAAGTCAAACAGATGGCACCTATTTAGTCTGCCGAATCCGGAGCGGAGCCGTTATCTCGACACCGGTATTCTTGGATGACGGTTCGGAATTCGTCTACATCAGCGACGACTACCAGAGACTTGTCTGATTGTTCGTAATAAGTCAACTTCTTGGAGAACGACCGAGAGTTTGGACGACCGTTCTCTGAGTATCCGTCCACTTCCACCCAGAGACGAAGCTCCGGGAGGTAGAAATCCCCGACCCAATCTGTATCGTCGATTTTCGGGTGCGGAACGTATGAGATTTCTCTCTTGGTTAGGTACTCGGCGATAGCCAGTTCGTGCCGACTGTCGAGTCGTTCGTTCTTCGGTCCAAAGCACGCCGTACCGTGCTTCGATCCGCACGCGATTCCAGACACGTAACATGCCGTTGACCACGAACCAAATCGAGATTTGATGACGCTCGTCGGGTATTTCCCGTGCTCAGTGTATTGTCGGCTTGTAAGGGTACCTCCTTCAGTCGAAGCGAACACTGCCCGAAGATCCCGAACCATCCGTATCCGCGCCTCTGGACCGTATTTTTCGGGTTGCGTAGGGTCGACGTCCGCATCGTCCAACAGTTCGGACCAACTTTCACACAGAGAATAAATCCGAGCTAAACACGGAAATCGTCCGTCGGCTTGTGCCTCTCGTGTTGTCGGCGGATGGCCGAGTTCAGCCGTCAGTTCGCGGACGGAAACGACAAGCGCCTCGTACGAGCGGGCAACGTCGTTTGACTCGTCTACAGTCGTATACTAGTTACCATAGAACTCACCCATTGTCAACTCGTTTTCGATATGCGAGAGGCCAATAAGAATCTGGGGAACGAGAGAAAAACGACGCCGTCGCCAGGACTCGAACCTGGGACCACCTCGTTAACAGCGAGGTGCTCTACCAACTGAGCTACGACGGCTTGCTGCACCCTTTCGTATTCGGGTTGATTTGATAGGGCTTTCGTTTTCCCCCGACCGCGTCTGTCGGTCGCACACCCGAAACCATCGCTCGTACGCCGTCCACGCACCGACACGCTTTCGCCACGACCGGCCGAACGGCGAGCCATGACCGACCTCGACAGCGTCGTCGCGGCCGTCCGCGAGCGCATCGACCCCGACGCCGACGAACGCGCCGCCCTCGCCGCGGCCGTTTCCGCTCTCCGCGAGCGCGTCGAGGCGACCGTCGCCGACCTGCCCGTCGACGCCGACGCCGTTCAGGTCGGCAGCACCGCCCGCGGGACGTGGCTCTCCGGCGACCGCGACATCGACCTCTTCGTCCGCTTCCCGCCCGACCTCCCCCGCGAGGAACTCGAACGCTACGGGCTCGAAGTCGGCCGCGCCGTCCTGCCCGGCGGTCACGAGGAGTACGCCGAACACCCGTACGTCAAAGGTGACTTCGAGGGGTTCGACGTGGACTTGGTCCCCTGCTACGCCGTCCCCGAGGCGACCGACATCCAGTCGGCGGTCGACCGAACGCCGTTCCACAACGCCTACCTCGACGCGCGGTTGGACGACCTCCGCGGCGACGTCCGCGTCTTCAAGCGGTTTCTCAAAGGCATCGGCGCGTACGGCAGCGACCTCCGCACGAAAGGGTTCTCGGGCTATCTCTCCGAACTTCTCGTACTGGAACTCGGCGGCTTCGTGCCGCTGCTCCGCGCCGCCGCCGACTGGCACCCGCCCGTCGAGTTCGACCCCGAGAACCACGGCCGGGCGACGTTCGACGACCCGCTCGTCGTCGTCGACCCGACCGACCCCGAGCGGAACGTCGCCGCGGTGCTCTCGGCGGCGAACGTCGCCCGACTGCAGCACTACGCCCGCGACCTGCTCGCCGACCCGCGCGAGGAACTGTTCTTCCCGCCGAACGAGCGACCGTACTCGCGGGTCGACGTGCGCGAGCAGCTCTCGCGGCGCGGGACGCACCCCGTCGCCGTCGTCTTCGACGCGCCGAACGTCGTCGAGGACCAGCTCTACCCGCAGTTGGAGAAGTCGCTATCGGGCGTCGTCGCCGAACTCGACCGCCGCGGCTTCGACCCGCTGCGGGCGACGACGATGGCGGACGACCGGGCGGCGCTGTTCGTCGAGTGTTCGGTCGCCGAGCGGTCGCGGGTTTCGCGTCACGACGGCCCGCCGGTGGCGGTGCGCGAACACGCGAGAGGCTTCTTCGAGAAATACGAACGCGACGCCGACGTGTACGGTCCGTTCATCGACGGCGACCGCTACGTCGTCGAGCGAGAGCGCGAGTTCACGACGCCCGAAGCGCTCCTGCGGAGCGACGCGCTGTTCGACGTGGCGCTGGGCGCACAGGTCGAATCGGCGCTGGACGAGCGATACGACGTGTTCGTCGGCGACGACGTGGCGATGCTGGCCGACGAGTTCGGCGACGAACTCCGCGAGTACTTCGAACCGAGGCCGTGAGAACCGCGGGTAGCGCGTCGCTCACATCGAGTTGCGGCCGTGAGAACAGCGAGCAGCGCGTCGCTTACGCCGAGTCGAGACCGTAGCGGTCGAGCAAGTCGTCGACGAGTTCCCTCGTCTCCTCGTCGGGGTCCTCCTCGGGGTCCAGCGGTCGACGGCCGTCGAACGTCTCGTGGACGGTTGCGACGCCCTCCGAGAGCGTGTCGAGGCCGTACCCCCCCT is a genomic window of Haloprofundus halophilus containing:
- a CDS encoding HEPN domain-containing protein, which encodes MDQDDFIATFRQCFDYPDISRLTTEQISQLENRLTTMQWSSKQVLDDFEALYSDLSQQQRSHIKDVRPPLIELRQRERNQRKNIRQALDASLDDSLNPISFTVNEFINVCLTQINHSTRVQLKDQLESALGELKQQMYRGSFDADTFRDPYQTGTKDTLEEEFLQLYEYLVQRGWHRRDLYNLNHTIGYFYEDFDDVFSWIADFANQERAERTYVFFVSGLQVLDPVYRDDFVYAIVPPGELEVDDLIDIYPYDDIDDLDLYDRTSPGDELTVAKMLEEKTLIAFPIHAFGTYDGRDRALERLSEILDLFSYSHTLSQVEEPHFNEKAKYLVWRDNGESHCAPSSVSEHGSTATIFEWDIDRIFDILVPASQHESPLSIKLKRGLHFFRKGNNSRRDIDTIIFYIACLETIVGVGHVYRDEAIEKGLLLGKVRDSDLETFREALQRIYELRNEALHAGLRQVDTRGEVDVMRGVLKTALQEIAEAINEDGVTSMSALLTYFRAKKQAAYEGWIDKLESDGFEVDTVYSFTGTMYNGEGALKGDVSGNIEFAEDGQFITPILTVSNLDKEEDFKFGEGLEIEALVDDRNLRIERIREDSLIVMSINIGSFQETDPWETVFRNYEIE
- a CDS encoding DUF7563 family protein; translated protein: MAVRLGLPEDENSCIHCGAHVTDGFRRVFGDRNHRVHRCNSCDSYARLSRGSAAGREVRIPDPETAEGRHGNTPKTEQFQ
- a CDS encoding DUF7386 family protein, which codes for MTKRTSLKLTDDRQLLLEQASEIVASDPSDDPPMSVVIDAALTHLVQSRDNLEDVRDQYPPQTVKHCCNTDVVGLRYRTNIESHWR
- a CDS encoding DUF7845 domain-containing protein; this encodes MTHVATAPHEAEGHLIFPEHGLSPYWAVSKLLHQGFNGYSGEVNFEHDGDPWHVKLAYSDSNIAPRPSDGISRSTLYEYEIHCEGLGQKKAHFNVSPRFEEMRNPDGEILRIPWQPGGEGVDVDFHGSNLEPEEYPSLLRAAFCALADEAALMVRRDYFTEVHDSSNLYTYEQHVRLSRDMAQKLVRAGGTFYRLFFLLSSEQGTKWIFAGDNEEIVGKNHRLKLWPEAAQKLMPTNSRGKQLKCYHPKYVRSEETGDDALFHPKFGVLLKKAFNDGRAFAWGDLRELRREIEETVINVLPWAGIPTDPHSPGTYIEDDHFAPAESDIRIARYDDPSPEIEAHEEALLVTTLRELSEGAGEMVYELATDGGRHYEELADDTGYSVSTIYRYLQELGDLVRNDNGDLDLRSLKFKQEVAAIAEQTDRFVRSKADRAAKLINSETREAADSALQNWMTKWAVDLARGDDGAVDGFRIGTLVSVAKSDPLLPHISEAIKEGRRAWIRAGRDAVQYERMMFESSADGEEWFTRRVSSWIG
- the cca gene encoding CCA tRNA nucleotidyltransferase; translated protein: MTDLDSVVAAVRERIDPDADERAALAAAVSALRERVEATVADLPVDADAVQVGSTARGTWLSGDRDIDLFVRFPPDLPREELERYGLEVGRAVLPGGHEEYAEHPYVKGDFEGFDVDLVPCYAVPEATDIQSAVDRTPFHNAYLDARLDDLRGDVRVFKRFLKGIGAYGSDLRTKGFSGYLSELLVLELGGFVPLLRAAADWHPPVEFDPENHGRATFDDPLVVVDPTDPERNVAAVLSAANVARLQHYARDLLADPREELFFPPNERPYSRVDVREQLSRRGTHPVAVVFDAPNVVEDQLYPQLEKSLSGVVAELDRRGFDPLRATTMADDRAALFVECSVAERSRVSRHDGPPVAVREHARGFFEKYERDADVYGPFIDGDRYVVEREREFTTPEALLRSDALFDVALGAQVESALDERYDVFVGDDVAMLADEFGDELREYFEPRP
- a CDS encoding homing endonuclease associated repeat-containing protein yields the protein MVRDLRAVFASTEGGTLTSRQYTEHGKYPTSVIKSRFGSWSTACYVSGIACGSKHGTACFGPKNERLDSRHELAIAEYLTKREISYVPHPKIDDTDWVGDFYLPELRLWVEVDGYSENGRPNSRSFSKKLTYYEQSDKSLVVVADVDEFRTVIQEYRCRDNGSAPDSAD